DNA from Agathobaculum sp. NTUH-O15-33:
ACTATTTCATTTAGTTTTTCTTTTAGTTTTTGCAGCGCTCTCGCTCTGTGGGAGATTTGGTTTTTCACCTCTGCCGGCAGTTCGCCGAAGGTGCAGCCATAATCCGGCACAAAGAATACCGGATCGTAGCCGAAGCCGTTCTCCCCCGCCAGACGGCGGGCGATTTCGCCCTCGCATTCGCCACGAACGGTCAGCTCCCGGCCGTCCGTCCAGACGCAGGCGATTGCCGAGACAAAGCGCGCCTGTCGTTTGCCGTCCGGCACGGCGGCGAGATTTCGCAGCAACCGGAGCGTGCGCTCCTTATCGTTTGCATGGGGAGGCAGCGGCTCCAGACCAACCGAAAGCCCATGCTTTTCCGCGTACTCGAAATATTCCGCCGAGCCGTACCGCGCCGAATAGACGCCGGGCGCGCCGTTCAGCGCGTCCACACAAAGCCCGGAATCGTCAGCCAGCGCGGGTAGACCGGTGAGCGCGCACGCGGCTCGCGCTTTGATCAGCGCGTTTTCCTCAAAGGTGTCGCCATCCTCCACAGGCTCGGGCGCGCCTTCGGGCAGCGCGCTGACCTCGATGCCAAGCTCTTGCAAAATAGCGTCCATTTCGCGCAGTTTGTTTTTGTTATGGGAAGCCAGTATAAACTTCATGCGAACCTCCATGAGAAGTTGGATGTAGGAATTAAGAATTGTGGTGGGCGCCAAAGGCGGCTTATTTTGATTTATCGCGCTTTGCGCGATACCGCAAACTCTTAACTCCTACTTCCTAACTCCTACCTCTTTACCAAGTGTTTCTGCTGCACCTTGCTCAGCCTAGCGCAGCCGCGTTTTGCAAGCGCGAGCAGCTTTTTTAGCTCCGCATCGGTGAACGGGCGGCCCTCGCCCGTGCCCTGCACCTCGATAAACTCCCCCTTGGAGGTCATCACCACGTTACAATCCACGATGGCGTGCGAATCCTCGGCGTAGTTCAAGTCCATCACGGCCTCGTTTTCAAAAATACCAACCGAAACGGCGGAAACAGAAGCGGTGAGCGGCATTTTTTCGATCACGCCGTCCTCCAGCAGCTTTTGGCAAGCCAACCACAGCGCGACAAAGCCGCCAGTGATCGAAGCGCAGCGCGTGCCGCCGTCCGCTTGGATTACGTCGCAGTCCACCGTGATCTGGCGCTCACCCAGCGCGGCGCGATCGACCACCGCGCGCAGGCTCCGGCCGATCAGGCGCTGAATTTCAGACGAGCGTCCGTCCAGCTTTAAGCTCTTGATATCGCGTTTTTTGCGCGTGTTTGTGGCGCGGGGCAGCATGGCGTATTCCGCCGTCACCCAGCCAAGGCCCTTGCCCGTGAGAAAGGGCGGCACGTTATCCTCCACGCTCGCCGTGCAGATCACCTTGGTGTTACCCATTTCGATCAGCACCGAACCCTCGGCGTGCATGGTGTAGTGAGGCGTTATTTTGACCGGTCGCAGGGCGCCCGGCGTTCTTCCATCGGGACGTGTCATTTATGATATTCCTCCTTCAAGCGGCGGCAGAATGGCTTCCAAAAAGGCCGAACGGTCGAAATCGACCAGATCGTCCAGTCCTTCGCCCACGCCGACCAACTTGACCGGCACGCCAAGACCCGCCGAGATCGCCACTACGATACCGCCCTTGGCCGTACCGTCCAGCTTGGTCAGCACGATGCCGGACAGCTTCGCGACCTTGTTAAATTCCTCCGCCTGATGCACGGCGTTCTGGCCTGTCGTCGCATCCAGCACAAGCAGCGTCTCGCGCGAGGCGGTCGGCAGTTCGCGGGAGATAACGCGGTCGATCTTGGCCAGCTCGTTCATCAGATTGGCTTTGTTGTGCAGACGGCCCGCGGTATCGACGATGATGACATCGCTTTCTCGCGCCTTGGCCGCCGCGATCGAATCGAACACAACGGCGGCGGGATCCGCGCCCGCCCCGTGGCGGACGATATCCGCGCCCGCGCGCCCCGCCCAGATCTCAAGCTGATCCGCAGCAGCCGCACGGAACGTATCCGCGGCGGACAGCATGACCTTTTTGCCTTCCGCGACATAGCGCGCGGCAAGCTTACCGATGCTGGTCGTTTTACCGACGCCGTTGACGCCGATGACTAGGATCACGGCGGGCTTGCCCGTCGTATCGAGCGGCTGATTAGGCAGCATCATATCGGTGAGCGTGTCCTTTAAAACGTAGCGCAGCTCCAGCGAGGTGGTCACATTCTGACGCTTGGCGCGCTGCTCCACCTCCGCGACGATTTTCGCGGCGGAGACAGCGCCCACGTCGGACAGAATCAGCGCCTCCTCCAGTTCTTCCAGCAGATCGTCGTCGATCGTGACAAAGCCCGCAAACACCTGATCCAGCGACCGCGTGACCGCGTCGCTCGTTTTGGCGAGTCCCTTTTTGATCTTATCGAATAAACCCATTCTTTCACTAATTAGGAATTAGGAATTAGGAATTAGGAATTGCGGTGGCCGCCACTGGCGGCGATCCAATCATCGTGCTTTGCACGATACCACAAACTCCCACCTCCTACTTGCTAACGCCTAACGCCTCCTCTAATTACGAATTTCTACCCGAGAATTGCTTCCGGCAATTCATCGAATGCTGTTTCCCAGCCGCTTTTCTGCTTCCGCGAGGTTCAGCATCAGCAGCTTGGAGACACCCTGCTCCTGCATGGTTACGCCGTACAGCATATCGGCTTCTTCCATCGTGCCGCGGCGGTGCGTGATGACGATGAACTGCGTCTTATCGGACAGGCGGCGTATGTACTGCGCATAGCGGACGACGTTGACATCGTCCAGCGCGGCTTCGATCTCGTCTAGCACACAGAACGGCGTGGGCCGCAGCTTTAAAATAGCGAAGTACAGCGCGATGGCGACAAACGCCTTCTCACCGCCTGACAGCAGCGTCAGCGTTTTGACCGACTTGCCCGGCGGCGAAACGCGGATATCGATGCCGCAGTTTAAAATATCCGAGGTATCGGCCAACTGCAACTCCGCATGGCCGCCGCCGAATATTTCACGGAAGGTCTCGCCAAAGTACACGTTCAGCTTTGCGAATTCGGAAGCAAAAATCTCCTTCATGTTCTGCGTCAGTTGGTCGATGACCTTGTATAGCTCCTTTTGCGCCTTTTCCAGATCGTCCTTTTGTGTTCCAAGGAAAGTATAGCGTTCGCATACGTCCCGATATTCCTCCACCGCGTCCAAATTGACGTTGCCAAGGCTCTTCATCTGCGCGCGGAGCGTACCTGCTTTCTCTTTTGCGGCGTTTCCGTCGCCCAGTTCTATGGCAACGTCCTGCGCGGGCGTGGGGGTCAGCTCATAGCTTTCCCACATTTTGTCCAAAATCTGCGCTTCCTCGTTTTTGAGCTGCACGGCTTTGCTTTCCAAACGCGCGGCCTCTCGTTCGAGGTTCAGGATCGCCTCGTTCTGGCTCTGCGCCTCGCGGTCAACGCGGGCGCGTTCGCCTTCTATGCGCTCGCGCTGCTGGGTCGCGGCGG
Protein-coding regions in this window:
- the rph gene encoding ribonuclease PH, coding for MTRPDGRTPGALRPVKITPHYTMHAEGSVLIEMGNTKVICTASVEDNVPPFLTGKGLGWVTAEYAMLPRATNTRKKRDIKSLKLDGRSSEIQRLIGRSLRAVVDRAALGERQITVDCDVIQADGGTRCASITGGFVALWLACQKLLEDGVIEKMPLTASVSAVSVGIFENEAVMDLNYAEDSHAIVDCNVVMTSKGEFIEVQGTGEGRPFTDAELKKLLALAKRGCARLSKVQQKHLVKR
- the rdgB gene encoding RdgB/HAM1 family non-canonical purine NTP pyrophosphatase yields the protein MKFILASHNKNKLREMDAILQELGIEVSALPEGAPEPVEDGDTFEENALIKARAACALTGLPALADDSGLCVDALNGAPGVYSARYGSAEYFEYAEKHGLSVGLEPLPPHANDKERTLRLLRNLAAVPDGKRQARFVSAIACVWTDGRELTVRGECEGEIARRLAGENGFGYDPVFFVPDYGCTFGELPAEVKNQISHRARALQKLKEKLNEIVRS
- the ftsY gene encoding signal recognition particle-docking protein FtsY, producing MGLFDKIKKGLAKTSDAVTRSLDQVFAGFVTIDDDLLEELEEALILSDVGAVSAAKIVAEVEQRAKRQNVTTSLELRYVLKDTLTDMMLPNQPLDTTGKPAVILVIGVNGVGKTTSIGKLAARYVAEGKKVMLSAADTFRAAAADQLEIWAGRAGADIVRHGAGADPAAVVFDSIAAAKARESDVIIVDTAGRLHNKANLMNELAKIDRVISRELPTASRETLLVLDATTGQNAVHQAEEFNKVAKLSGIVLTKLDGTAKGGIVVAISAGLGVPVKLVGVGEGLDDLVDFDRSAFLEAILPPLEGGIS